Proteins co-encoded in one Malus sylvestris chromosome 9, drMalSylv7.2, whole genome shotgun sequence genomic window:
- the LOC126582600 gene encoding 60S ribosomal protein L26-1-like encodes MSEMFFYFLENLTKPFNPLTLATIPIPFIFFHSLPLSPEPPLSRRASSPPDVRSMPVRKDDEVHIERITREKVNGSTVNVGINPSKVVITKLRLDKDRKSLLDRKAKGRPVTDKDKGTKFTAEDIMQNVD; translated from the exons ATGTCTgagatgtttttttattttttggagaaCTTAACAAAACCCTTTAACCCTTTAACCCTAGCAACCATACCcataccttttattttttttcattcccttcctctctctc CCGAGCCTCCTCTCTCTCGCCGAGCCTCCTCTCCTCCAGATGTCCGATCGATGCCGGTGCGCAAGGACGACGAGGTCCACATCGAGCGGATCACCCGAGAGAAGGTGAACGGGTCCACCGTCAATGTCGGCATCAACCCCTCCAAGGTCGTCATCACCAAGCTCCGCCTCGACAAGGACCGCAAGTCTCTGCTGGACCGCAAGGCCAAGGGCCGCCCCGTCACTGACAAGGACAAAGGCACCAAGTTCACCGCAGAGGATATCATGCAAAACGTCGATTGA